One region of Lampris incognitus isolate fLamInc1 chromosome 4, fLamInc1.hap2, whole genome shotgun sequence genomic DNA includes:
- the cbfa2t3 gene encoding LOW QUALITY PROTEIN: protein CBFA2T3 (The sequence of the model RefSeq protein was modified relative to this genomic sequence to represent the inferred CDS: inserted 2 bases in 1 codon): MGTRAPTSSVIRQKTAVNLQTLTEEELHHRAVDLQRRRQIDDFESLGAARRGGGSEPDTLPRLQDGASSQNVTRTHAGVGEGSSGAAWSAERYNFRTKDSSERDGLHPEHLAKRPCTISPSQRFSPSTGLPAHPTPNGLPTHPPNGLAHXPPNPPTGPQHYRLEDMALAHHYRDAYRHNEHRDTRDRHRQTAVHGARQEEVIDHRLTDREWAEEWKHLDNLLNCIMDMVEKTRRSLTVLRRCQEADREEMNHWIRRYSDVEEMKKGGSNGLHRPPPPLPPPPPPPPHHNSSSNTANSSESQPIEIHRDFLHRPASGYLPEELWRKAGTTSIPLSPALKHLQNKQEEAVNEVKRQAMSELQKAVSDAERKAHEMISAERSKMERALAEAKRQASEDALTVINQQEDSSESCWNCGRKASETCSGCNTARYCGSFCQHKDWEKHHHVCGQGLQGLPGGSGVPLGTSSSSTSSVSSSAPPTHSESTPPGPLSLAGQAGIGGAAGGGSGSVSASPKESSSSSASRSTTPATPALLDATSR; encoded by the exons ATGGGAACCAGAGCACCAACATCCTCCGTCATCAGGCAGAAGACAGCGGTTAACTTACAAACCCTCACTGAGGAGGAATTACATCACCGGGCGGTGGATCTTCAGCGTCGGCGCCAGATCGACGATTTTGAGTCGCTCGGCGCCGCACGACGCGGCGGCGGTTCGGAGCCGGACACGCTCCCCCGGCTTCAGGACGGCGCGTCCTCTCAGAACGTGACGAGGACCCACGCCGGAGTGGGTGAAGGCAGCTCCGGCGCAGCGTGGTCCGCCGAAC GTTATAACTTCAG GACCAAAGACAGCTCCGAGAGAGACGGCTTGCACCCGGAGCACCTGGCCAAGAGGCCGTGCACCATCAGCCCCAGCCAACGCTTCAGCCCCAGCACGGGTCTGCCCGCTCACCCGACCCCGAACGGCCTCCCCACACACCCTCCCAACGGCCTAGCCca cccccccaatccccccacAGGCCCCCAGCACTACCGCTTAGAGGACATGGCCCTGGCGCACCACTACAGAGACGCCTACAGACATAACGAACACCGGGACACCAGAGACAGGCACCGGCAGACAG CGGTGCACGGTGCACGCCAGGAGGAGGTTATCGATCACCGCCTCACAGATCGGGAGTGGGCAGAGGAGTGGAAGCATCTTGATAAT CTGCTCAACTGCATCATGGACATGGTGGAGAAGACGCGTCGCTCCCTGACGGTGCTGCGCCGCTGCCAGGAGGCCGACCGAGAGGAGATGAACCACTGGATACGACGTTACAGTGACGTGGAGGAGATGAAAAAAGGTGGGAGCAACGGACTGCatcgccctcctcctcctcttcctcctcctcctcctcctcctccacaccaCAACTCCTCCTCCAACACAGCTAATAGCAGCGAGTCTCAGCCCATAG agatCCACCGAGACTTCTTACACAGGCCCGCCTCAGGATACCTGCCTGAAGAGCTCTGGAGGAAAGCTG GTACCACAAGTATCCCGCTCTCCCCAGCTCTAAAGCACCTCCAGAACAAGCAAG AAGAGGCGGTGAACGAGGTGAAGAGACAGGCGATGTCAGAGCTGCAGAAGGCGGTGTCGGACGCCGAGAGGAAAGCTCACGAGATGATCTCGGCCGAGCGCTCCAAGATGGAGAGGGCGCTGGCCGAGGCCAAGAGGCAAGCCTCCGAGGACGCGCTGACCGTCATCAACCAGCAGGAGGACTCTAGTGAA AGCTGCTGGAACTGTGGGCGGAAAGCCAGCGAGACGTGCAGCGGCTGCAACACGGCTCGCTACTGCGGCTCCTTCTGCCAGCACAAAGACTGGGAGAAGCACCACCACGTCTGCGGGCAAGGCCTACAGGGGCTGCCTGGGGGCAGCGGGGTCCCTCTGggcacctcctcctcttccacctcctcAGTGTCTTCCAGTGCGCCTCCCACCCACTCGGAGAGCACTCCTCCGGGACCCCTGTCCCTGGCGGGCCAGGCCGGTATCGGAGGAGCGGctggcggcggcagcggcagcgtcTCGGCCAGTCCGAAGGAGAGCAGTTCCAGTAGTGCCTCTCGCTCCACCACCCCAGCGACCCCGGCCCTGCTGGACGCCACCTCCCGCTGA